The following proteins come from a genomic window of Henningerozyma blattae CBS 6284 chromosome 4, complete genome:
- the NET1 gene encoding Net1p (similar to Saccharomyces cerevisiae NET1 (YJL076W) and TOF2 (YKR010C); ancestral locus Anc_1.294): protein MYKLQILLIPPSALNSFHSTNDLSQFNSFRSLSPNVISSNNENSLFNSGNSIPKQSMNIPNNNNNNAHSSNPQSMENPYYSNISPNNSLNYSISSYQTNPNFYLNKPKIKKFLHFTKPTNTLSDLYLEIIAKFNKLYPNYASDLEIVSLQDINNCDLDPDFQIKDIFNFNNIVKVILKNDIQFDDITPFNYTAASKRQKLNNGKPQPLPMTNLNTNTLSTTTSTNTIANSSGVLRIAKKRPSNSITRLTPSINGTMRISTPLAHQIYPPSNANNLTNNSDEEIGDEDELELADRSILLPPNQPQSPPIRISSGIDSSKKIKSSIEDDTISRAGIVDPDKSKQERLLSGTPIITTMTPNRVTLSGPRVVSEHNTSNNITSNNITSNNVTSNNITNNKNGYMETSKRKSIFSYDNNNNNTNNSIIINPRPTPSKEQTANSRVTSGMLSVPEPKISEVEKELNEGPSSPSSILPKKANRIPMKKPFIDSNDSSLSDSSNDLLDSISNSNSNSNSNSNSSTKSKKNIAQRQISIADDTGSPVRNSPSNKNDSNFHLAELPKSNNNNNNNNNNNNNISKDSQGSISNNTSNILPNSPAPQRKISIEKKIQNKSYNENIQGLNLVSIRIEKFSDDEDDDIPLGSENKIEFNDILNDAKLEARKLILSPSSKITEKEMAIKIKQNEKVALKNKNVSSMTKDKDGDIEMKDISPKDTSTKDSSTKVTPAKVIPAKVIPAKDIQLKDILSKETQIRDTRANDTQVKSLSEKVVQDDVKDKNIKDSYQDLDEISKNTEHDTEEEEKEDDEDEDDANDTVHINQSLFEKKSMPLSSNTSFQKEDLLKLVDGDSINVKSLTKNDQHKKHKRPYTTVLNSGIDNSKPDPRNILPERTVRNAAKRAAQLLSKNTISRSNISISDSTSEEDDDDDNTEDDRNDDDDDNDDSDSSSGVETADSSDEEVITVNGKLSQKVLKVHPLKEAVVTKKNSISEENKSSTTNSKLMTKEPIKPALNNRKRYLSPALITSDDSSSEESSSEESSEEDTSVRKIELKPMVKSNTKGRSPTIDNKKVNTTEVKKSVPEANPPSSKAQTKNDVSKVPVKKATSKNVTKPTPSKPAAKPVVSKSDTKSVPSKPESKPESKPEPKSVASKNVTKPLLSKPEAKAEAKPVTSKSVPVSVPVTPVTKPTSSKPTLSKSTSSKNETKTVEIKKTIQPTKIEGKPYLRLGSSEKLKDLKAKFTSASNASTKKIVAERIQKSTSDSESNDSDDSGDSDESDDSDDSDETTSDEDDSDDSEADDSDRSIKLRRVVDTPKGNFPVPSKKSSSSSFDKIEHVPQSTQRIAANTSKETMTAKTPNSSALNKKTNENKNVKPLTTNGLPRKMLPSLSSLSDLASRGVPEVREKSKSSQQMLKPVSSKIEDSSEDSSDSSDDDDDDSTDDNKSNDDSDDTDSGSDDDSSDDDSSDDESSRNFISAKTANAALGKKRKPSGGFASLIKDSKKK from the coding sequence ATGTACAAATTACAGATCCTCCTAATACCTCCCAGTGCCCTCAATTCGTTCCATTCCACAAATGATCTATCTCAATTCAACTCCTTTAGATCCCTCTCTCCAAATGTCATCTCTTCCAATAATGAAAACTCTTTGTTCAACAGTGGCAACTCCATTCCAAAACAAAGCATGAATATACcaaacaataacaataacaatgcTCACTCCAGCAATCCACAATCTATGGAAAATCCTTACTACAGTAACATTTCtccaaataattctttaaattattcaatctCTTCATACCAAACAAACCCGAACTTCTACTTGAATAAGCCCAAGATCAAGAAATTCTTGCATTTTACAAAACCAACAAACACATTATCAGACTTGTATTTGGAAATCATTGctaaattcaataaattatacCCAAACTACGCTTCGGATTTGGAAATCGTCTCTTTGCAAGATATAAACAATTGTGATTTGGATCCAGATTTccaaattaaagatatttttaatttcaataatatcgTCAAAGtcattttgaaaaatgatatCCAATTCGATGATATCACTCCTTTCAATTATACAGCCGCATCAAAGAgacaaaaattaaataatggtaaACCACAGCCTTTACCAATGACcaatttaaatacaaatacacTCTCTACCACTACCTCTACAAACACAATTGCAAACTCTTCTGGTGTCTTGCGGATTGCTAAAAAGAGAccttcaaattcaattacaaGATTAACCCCTTCAATCAATGGCACAATGAGAATCTCCACACCATTAGCTCATCAAATTTATCCTCCCtcaaatgcaaataatttaacaaataattcagatgaagaaattggtgatgaagatgaattgGAATTGGCTGATAGATCCATCCTATTACCCCCAAATCAACCTCAATCTCCTCCAATTAGAATTAGTTCGGGCATTGATAgttccaaaaaaattaaatcaagcATTGAAGATGACACTATTTCAAGAGCAGGCATTGTAGATCCAGACAAATCAAAACAAGAACGTTTATTGTCGGGAACTCCAATAATAACTACAATGACTCCAAATAGAGTCACTTTATCTGGTCCAAGAGTTGTTTCCGAACATaatacttcaaataatatcacaagtaataatatcacAAGTAATAATGTcacaagtaataatatcacaaataataaaaacgGTTATATGGAAACTTCCAAAAGGAAAAGTATATTCAGTTacgataataataataataatacaaacaattcaattattataaatccAAGGCCCACTCCTTCAAAAGAACAAACTGCAAATTCAAGAGTCACTTCTGGTATGTTATCTGTTCCTGAACCAAAAATTTCTGAAGTGGAAAAGGAATTGAATGAAGGTCCTTCAAGTCCCTCCTCTATCTTACCTAAAAAGGCAAATAGAATTCCCATGAAAAAACCATTTATTGATTCCAATGATTCTTCTTTGAGTGATTCTTCCAATGATTTATTAGACTCTATTAGTAactcaaattcaaattcaaattcaaactcAAACTCATCAacaaaatctaaaaaaaatattgccCAACGTCAAATTTCTATTGCTGATGATACTGGTTCTCCAGTAAGAAATAGTccatcaaataaaaatgattcgAATTTCCATTTAGCTGAATTACCAAagtcaaataataataataataataataataataataataataatatttccaaaGATTCACAAGGATCcatatcaaataatacttcAAATATCTTACCAAATTCTCCAGCTCctcaaagaaaaatttcaattgaaaaaaaaattcaaaataaatcatataATGAAAACATTCAAGGTTTAAACTTGGTTTCCattagaattgaaaaattctcggatgatgaagatgatgatattcCATTAGGttctgaaaataaaattgaatttaacgatatattaaatgatgCTAAATTAGAGGCTCgaaaattaattctaagTCCATCATCCAAAATTACTGAAAAGGAAATGgctataaaaattaaacaaaatgaaaaagttgctttaaagaataaaaatgtaaGTTCCATGACAAAGGATAAAGATGGTGATATTGAAATGAAAGATATCTCTCCTAAGGATACTTCTACTAAGGATTCTTCCACTAAAGTTACACCTGCTAAAGTTATACCTGCTAAAGTTATACCTGCTAAAGATATTCAACTGAAGGATATTCTATCTAAAGAAACTCAGATTAGAGATACCCGTGCGAATGATACTCAAGTTAAAAGTCTTTCTGAAAAGGTTGTTCAAGATGACGTTAAAGACaagaatattaaagattcaTATCAAGACTTAGATGAAATCTCAAAGAATACTGAGCATGAtacagaagaagaagaaaaggaagatgatgaagatgaagatgatgcaAATGATACAGTGCATATAAAtcaatcattatttgaaaaaaaatcaatgcCTCTTTCCTCAAATACAAGTTTCCAAAAGGAAGatctattaaaattagtTGATGGAGATTCTATTAATGTAAAATCACTAACAAAAAATGATCAACATAAAAAGCATAAAAGGCCTTATACTACTGTTTTAAACTCGGGaattgataattcaaaGCCTGATCCAAGAAATATTCTACCAGAACGTACTGTAAGAAATGCCGCAAAACGTGCTGCTCAATTGCtttcaaaaaatactatttCACGATCTAATATAAGCATCTCAGATTCCACatctgaagaagatgacgatgatgataaCACTGAGGATGATagaaatgatgatgatgacgataACGATGATTCAGATTCTAGTAGTGGTGTAGAGACTGCAGACTCTTCAGATGAAGAAGTAATAACTGTGAATGGTAAATTATCTCAGAAAGTCTTAAAGGTCCATCCTTTAAAAGAAGCTGTTGTcacaaagaaaaattcaatttcagAAGAGAATAAATCTTCAAcaacaaattcaaaattaatgacAAAGGAACCCATTAAACCAGCTTTGAATAACCGTAAGAGATATCTTTCACCAGCATTAATAACATCTGATGACTCTTCAAGTGAAGAATCTTCAAGTGAAGAATCTTCTGAAGAAGATACAAGTGTCAggaaaattgaattaaagcCAATGGTAAAAAGTAACACAAAGGGTCGCTCGCCAACTATTGACAACAAGAAAGTTAACACTACTGAGGTTAAAAAATCTGTTCCTGAAGCAAACCCTCCTTCATCTAAGGCTCAAACTAAAAATGACGTATCTAAAGTTCCAGTTAAAAAAGCAACATCAAAAAATGTCACTAAACCTACCCCTTCAAAACCTGCGGCAAAGCCTGTAGTATCAAAATCTGACACTAAATCGGTACCTTCAAAACCTGAGTCAAAACCTGAGTCAAAACCTGAGCCAAAATCGGTAGCATCAAAAAATGTCACTAAGCCTCTACTTTCAAAGCCAGAGGCAAAAGCCGAGGCAAAACCTGTAACATCAAAATCTGTGCCTGTGTCTGTACCAGTGACTCCAGTAACTAAACCTACTTCATCTAAACCTACTCTATCTAAATCTACTTCATCTAAAAATGAAACGAAAACtgtagaaattaaaaaaacaattcaaCCTACTAAAATAGAAGGAAAGCCATATTTGAGACTTGGCAGTTCAGAAAAATTGAAGGATTTAAAGGCTAAATTTACTAGTGCTTCAAATGCATctactaaaaaaattgtagcagaaagaattcaaaaatCAACGAGTGATTCGGAATCTAATGATTCTGACGACTCCGGTGACTCTGACGAATCCGATGATTCTGATGATTCTGATGAAACTACTTCCGATGAAGATGATTCAGACGACTCTGAAGCTGACGATAGTGATagatcaattaaattaagaaGAGTTGTGGATACTCCGAAGGGTAACTTCCCAGTTCCATCTAAGAAATCAAGTTCAAGTAGTTTCGATAAAATTGAACATGTGCCACAGTCCACTCAACGCATAGCAGCAAATACTTCAAAAGAAACTATGACTGCTAAAACACCAAATTCATCAGCTTTGAATAAAAAgactaatgaaaataaaaatgttaaacCATTAACTACCAATGGTTTACCAAGAAAAATGCTTCCGTCATTAAGTTCGCTTTCTGATTTAGCTTCAAGAGGTGTTCCAGAAGTTCGTGAAAAGAGTAAATCTAGTCAGCAAATGTTAAAGCCAGTTTCATCTAAAATTGAAGATTCATCAGAAGATTCATCAGATTCTAGtgatgacgatgatgatgatagtactgatgataataaatctaatgATGATTCTGATGATACTGATAGTGGATCAGATGATGACAGTAGTGATGATGACTCCTCAGATGATGAAAGTTCTAGAAATTTCATTAGCGCTAAAACAGCTAATGCTGCCCTTGGTAAGAAAAGGAAACCTTCCGGTGGATTTGCGTCTTTGATAAAagattccaaaaaaaaataa
- the TBLA0D05340 gene encoding uncharacterized protein (similar to Saccharomyces cerevisiae PRY1 (YJL079C) and PRY2 (YKR013W); ancestral locus Anc_1.291), producing the protein MKFATTLSLLASTAIAAPAVVTVTQHVHQTQMVTVEGLVYQENGEFKTTYTTVGAVPTATLQAVENQNVETQNTNVVTQVAAVTIVASQKVDSATVAPTTTPAAVEPTTTSTPAPVQTTPVTSNIQKQATSSAPAPSTAAAAASSNLEDWAQQILDETNKKRALHVDTGSLTWSQELAQYAQNYADKYDCSGNLVHSGGPYGENLALGYTPTGSVDAWYDEGTNYDYSNPQYSSATGHFTQLIWKGSTLVGCGIKNCNNEWGQYVICSYQAPGNVIGEFSENIMPLN; encoded by the coding sequence atgaaatttGCTACTACTTTGTCCTTGTTGGCCTCTACTGCCATTGCAGCCCCAGCCGTCGTCACCGTCACTCAACACGTCCATCAAACTCAAATGGTCACTGTTGAAGGTTTGGTTTACCAAGAAAACGGTGAATTCAAGACTACCTACACCACTGTCGGTGCTGTCCCAACTGCCACTTTACAAGCTGTCGAAAACCAAAACGTAGAGACTCAAAACACCAACGTCGTCACTCAAGTCGCTGCTGTCACTATCGTTGCTTCTCAAAAAGTCGACTCTGCCACTGTAGCTCCTACTACTACTCCAGCTGCTGTTGAACCAACCACTACTTCTACACCAGCTCCAGTTCAAACTACTCCAGTTACTTCCAACATTCAAAAACAAGCTACTTCTTCTGCTCCAGCTCCTTCCactgctgctgctgctgcttcCAGTAATTTGGAAGACTGGGCTCAACAAATCTTGGATGAAACCAACAAGAAGAGAGCTTTACATGTTGACACTGGCTCTTTAACTTGGAGTCAAGAATTAGCTCAGTATGCACAAAACTACGCCGACAAATACGATTGTTCCGGTAACTTGGTCCATTCGGGTGGCCCATACGGTGAAAACTTGGCTTTAGGTTACACTCCAACCGGTTCCGTTGATGCTTGGTACGATGAAGGTACCAACTACGATTACTCTAACCCTCAATACTCCTCTGCCACTGGTCATTTCACTCAATTGATCTGGAAGGGCTCTACTTTGGTCGGTTGTGGTATCAAGAACTGTAACAACGAATGGGGCCAATACGTCATTTGCTCTTATCAAGCTCCAGGTAATGTCATTGGTGAGTTTTCTGAGAACATCATGCCTttgaattga
- the TBLA0D05350 gene encoding uncharacterized protein (similar to Saccharomyces cerevisiae SCP160 (YJL080C); ancestral locus Anc_1.290) — protein MTNFNYIYVYWTNRITAELYLVMPDTIPPQLRTPSNKFENVKDIGLDFVLSDLSDDDNENSKSIEIQRDYNSETSSSSINESLKNGKSFTNEEIMPKIRLENSPDLNFKSIAALPHLSNRCYLDNNEEGTNWKVQNMEVPKNLPCLISTNAINDDKGIKDFNFKIDKVSKPMISKVIQLSFKVKKEDHVSNLTKTKLDNVLVSLMKQFNVKIESTVFKESGDRLFILSGLKEKILESKRLLLKNLTKPVSISFTIPFKTRSAIIGLNGNTIESISKKYSIKINLESKPLENSFDEYLNDNKCNCNLIGDSESIQLAKLDILKIVNEQIKDARFRVCLLEASTTNNNDYSKILPFINCNKIANNLDRLNKSNARCFFDDRLKTFNIFGNRKDAIEINRKLQQTLKTRSVLIIEKKIKIPIKFQVLINIEEINKLFGIMVNLSNSWNDESVTFVGEIIKVERAIQFARESSKGLIVDTLDVSKSHGGNNLKFTNWLLFYFKKYKDIFERLSHDYNDLVTIYLPNSKLINCASNSNIYIVAKEDNKDQIKHVRKEIINLINQISPEDVLEITNIDYSLFGFNVKSILNKNSKKIDFVQLGDFIDDNNTIILFAKVFNSSNDNKNDFDFKPSDQEIKTSLLENSRLLDPLIPKIKDIKQQIFELNSNIQDEIFGKGSVSLNLLNEEVSADNGNLSVKFHSPDKNSITLIGTSIGLKLALRALTYIKEEPSRYNKKQITIPSHVIPRLVGNKGSHLSELHKKFDVSLDIPQVKNINQSKPIEITITGLGYNIRRVIHYLNKEVDTWADIITFEKQVPVELHQKLLGPQNEFRERLQKKYNVKISFLKENELVTIRGSTTDVKKAQKELNNLLDFEIQNNEKIKVQIPFKLVSKIIGKGGEIINGIRIDYNVEINSLETTKGKKVEKKGYVDFEIIGSKNNIQEAKKKLDSIINESENISKELDVDRKYHNQLIGINGSILKDIITKSGGDPSKGRSIIIPPKGSNNNKIIIAGTKEFVESATIEIQTLISELENQTTENITIPKEKHSLIIGTSGIVRQEIEEEFSVILNIPSKNSKSTHVSISGLPENIEKAKLKINDILAEFTTTNTKEVIVPAQYQEFVSQHGFFLQTLRFNHNINVKYGSDSRRAMKFSKPSFNIPDKKIRTEGLSSKKNITFTVEKFRDGSNINWKKQKPISWILEYDPLDFNVLEFEDKELEQLFPEMNGNNNENIKNNANDALEVAQNILQNRIELAKRANYAGYIWCSNPKRFTKVIGSGGSRINEIRRKTETLIIIPRKTKNEKDIIFIRGTEEQVREAGNMILESLKN, from the coding sequence atgactaattttaattacaTCTACGTTTATTGGACGAATAGAATCACTGCAGAACTATACTTAGTGATGCCTGATACCATACCACCACAATTACGTACTCCATCCAATAAATTCGAAAATGTCAAAGACATTGGCTTGGATTTCGTCTTATCAGATCTCTCAGACGATGATAACGAAAATTCAAAGAGCATCGAGATTCAAAGGGATTACAATTCCGAAACATCTTCAAGTTCCATAAATGAATCCTTAAAAAATGGAAAGAGTTTTACAAATGAGGAAATCATGCCAAAGATAAGATTAGAGAATTCTCCAGAtctcaattttaaaagcaTAGCAGCTCTACCTCATTTGTCCAATCGTTGCTActtagataataatgagGAAGGTACAAATTGGAAAGTACAAAATATGGAAGTCCCTAAAAATTTACCCTGTTTAATTTCAACCAATGCCATTAATGATGACAAGGGgattaaagattttaattttaaaattgataaagtTTCAAAACCAATGATCTCTAAAGTGATTCAATTATCATTCAAAGTGAAAAAAGAGGATCATGTATCAAATTTAACTAAAACGAAATTAGATAATGTATTGGTTTCTTTAATGAAACAATTCAATGTCAAGATCGAGTCAACTgtatttaaagaatctgGTGATcgattatttattttgtctggtttaaaagaaaaaatcttGGAATCCAAAAGAttacttttgaaaaatttaacaaaacctgtatcaatttcttttaccATACCATTCAAGACAAGATCTGCAATAATTGGCTTAAACGGTAATACAATCGAAtcaatttctaaaaaatattctatcaaaattaatctTGAATCAAAACCTTTGgaaaattcatttgatgaatatttaaatgataataaatgcAATTGTAATTTAATTGGTGATTCTGAATCCATTCAATTGGCAAAATTAGATATCTTAAAAATAGTCAATgaacaaattaaagatgCAAGGTTTAGGGTATGCCTTTTGGAAGCAAGTACTACCAATAACAATGATTATTCCAAAATTTTACCCTTCATTAACTGCAATAAAATTGCAAACAATTTAGATagattaaataaatcaaatgcCAGATGTTTTTTTGATGATAGATTAAAAACATTCAACATATTTGGTAATCGTAAAGAtgcaattgaaattaatagaaaacTACAACAAACTTTAAAGACTCGATCAGTTTTaatcattgaaaaaaagataaaaatccCCATCAAATTCCAAGTCctaattaatattgaagaaatcaacaaattatttggaataatggttaatttatcaaatagtTGGAATGATGAATCTGTCACATTTGTTggtgaaataataaaagtagAAAGGGCAATTCAATTTGCAAGAGAATCTTCCAAGGGCCTCATTGTAGATACTTTAGATGTATCCAAATCCCATGgtggtaataatttaaagtttACAAATTGGCtattattctattttaaaaaatataaagatatcTTTGAAAGACTATCCCATGATTATAATGATCTTGTCACTATTTATTTaccaaattcaaaattaattaattgtgcttcaaattctaatatttatattgtAGCAAAGGAGGATAATAAAGATCAAATTAAACATGTTCGTAAAGagattataaatttaataaatcaaatatcgCCAGAAGATGTCTTGGAGATTACTAATATAgattattcattatttggttttaatgtcaaatcaatattaaacaaaaattctaaaaagaTCGATTTTGTACAATTAGGTGATTttattgatgataataatactattattttatttgccAAAGTTTTTAATAGCTCTAATGATAACAAGAATGACTTTGATTTCAAACCTTCTGatcaagaaattaaaactaGTCTTTTAGAAAACTCAAGACTACTGGACCCCttaattccaaaaattaaGGATATTAAACaacaaatttttgaattaaactCCAATATCCaagatgaaatatttggGAAAGGGTCTGTATCCTTAAATCTGTTAAATGAAGAAGTCTCAGCGGATAATGGCAATTTGTCAGTAAAGTTCCATTCTCCAGACAAAAACTCTATAACTTTAATTGGTACATCAATTGGTTTGAAATTAGCTTTAAGAGCTTTAACTTACATTAAAGAAGAACCTTCAagatataataagaaaCAAATCACAATTCCTTCCCATGTAATTCCAAGATTGGTGGGTAATAAAGGTTCTCATCTATCTGAACTccataaaaaatttgacGTTTCATTAGATATCCCACAggttaaaaatattaaccAATCTAAACCAATTGAAATTACTATTACTGGTTTAGGATACAATATTAGAAGGGTAATTCATTACTTGAATAAAGAAGTTGATACTTGGGCCGATATTATCACCTTTGAGAAGCAAGTCCCTGTTGAACTACATCAAAAGTTGTTAGGGCCTCAAAATGAATTCCGCGAACGTttacaaaagaaatataatgtGAAAATTTCATTCCTTAAAGAAAACGAATTAGTTACTATTAGAGGTTCAACAACCGATGTTAAAAAAGCTCAAAAGGagttaaataatttattggattttgaaattcagaataatgaaaaaattaaagttcAAATTCCTTTCAAATTAGTGTCCAAAATTATTGGTAAAGGTggtgaaattattaatggaaTAAGAATAGATTATAACGTAGAAATTAACTCTTTAGAAACAACGAAAGGTAAAAAAGTAGAAAAGAAAGGATATGtagattttgaaattatcgGTTCAAAAAACAACATTCAAGAagccaaaaaaaaactagaCTCGATAATTAATGAAtctgaaaatatttctaaagaaTTGGATGTGGATAGAAAATATCACAACCAATTGATTGGTATTAATGGTAGTATTTTAAAggatattattactaaatCTGGAGGCGATCCCTCCAAGGGGAGATCGATAATTATTCCACCTAAGGggtctaataataataagattattattgcaGGCACAAAGGAATTTGTTGAAAGTGCAACAATTGAAATACAGACACTAATATCAGAGTTAGAGAATCAAACCAcagaaaatattactatTCCTAAGGAAAAGCACTCTTTAATCATTGGAACTTCTGGAATTGTACGTCAggaaattgaagaagaatttagCGTAATCTTAAATATTCCAAGTAAAAATTCGAAGAGTACCCATGTGTCTATTTCAGGACTACCTGAAAACATTGAAAAGgctaaattaaaaattaatgatattctCGCAGAATTTACCACTACTAACACTAAAGAAGTTATTGTGCCAGCTCAATACCAAGAATTTGTCTCTCAACAtggattttttttgcaaaCGTTAAGATTCAACCATAATATCAATGTAAAATATGGTTCTGATTCTAGAAGAGCCATGAAATTCTCTAAACCAAGTTTTAATATACcagacaaaaaaattagaacaGAAGGCCTTTCGagcaagaaaaatattacattcACCGTTGAAAAATTCAGGGATGgatctaatattaattggaaaaaacaaaaaccaATATCATGGATTCTTGAATATGACCCATTGGATTTTAATGTTTTAGAATTCgaagataaagaattgGAACAACTCTTCCCTGAGATGAatggaaataataatgaaaatatcaaaaataatgcCAATGACGCTCTAGAGGTAgctcaaaatattttacaaaatcGAATTGAACTAGCTAAGAGAGCCAACTATGCTGGATACATTTGGTGTTCAAATCCTAAAAGATTTACTAAAGTCATTGGATCTGGTGGTTCaagaattaatgaaattagaagaaaaacTGAAACATTAATCATTATTccaagaaaaacaaaaaatgaaaaagatattatttttataagaGGTACAGAGGAACAAGTCAGGGAGGCTGGCAATATGATTTTAGAGAGTTTAAAGAACTAG